Proteins encoded by one window of Rhodothermia bacterium:
- a CDS encoding YqgE/AlgH family protein produces the protein MASRKRERPKIGAGTLLISEPMMADPNFRRTIVLLCEHNEEGSFGLVLNETLPHNLSEVLEYNGKFDAPLRIGGPCEPQTLHVLHTYQDLPESLYITNGLYWGADFEELERRMTLGLLSSDQIAFFLGYSGWSAGQLENEIRHNDWILTEAKPEWVFSGVGTKVWRQVLRQMGGAFGILANFPDDPRLN, from the coding sequence ATGGCAAGTAGAAAAAGAGAAAGGCCGAAAATAGGTGCTGGAACTTTGCTAATCTCGGAACCAATGATGGCAGATCCCAACTTCCGACGCACGATTGTACTGCTTTGTGAACACAACGAAGAAGGGAGTTTTGGACTGGTGCTTAACGAGACGTTGCCGCACAACCTTTCGGAAGTTTTGGAATATAACGGCAAATTCGATGCGCCGCTACGCATTGGCGGGCCTTGTGAACCCCAAACCTTACATGTGCTACATACCTATCAAGATTTGCCAGAGTCCCTGTATATCACAAACGGTCTCTATTGGGGCGCTGATTTTGAAGAATTAGAACGGAGAATGACTCTTGGCTTGCTTTCATCGGATCAGATTGCCTTTTTTTTAGGCTATTCTGGATGGAGTGCGGGACAATTGGAGAACGAAATCCGGCACAATGATTGGATTCTTACCGAGGCGAAGCCAGAATGGGTTTTTTCTGGCGTTGGGACAAAGGTCTGGCGCCAAGTCCTGCGACAGATGGGCGGGGCATTTGGTATATTGGCCAACTTTCCAGACGATCCAAGGCTGAATTAG
- a CDS encoding beta-lactamase family protein: protein MLRFFLLLLPVMVFSQSLPSQLEAVLNEQYKPNEPGVAVLVMDGGKVIFRKGFGLGYVQKPMVITPKTTFRMASVSKQFTAMAILLLEKQGKLRLSDALSTFFPELPAWSRNINLQHMITHTSGIVDGEGLLTEESGNILAENAAVKRQLQADYQGLRQIADKDHLLLLQKVDTTYFRPGTQFRYSNSAYCLLALVVEKVSGLSYARFLDKFVFKPLGMKNARVFSPPSVIPQRSYGYAQNQAGKWFFKDQSQTSATLGDGGVYLSIDDYAIWYRALRNNSLIGLVWVHKTLFSMASDEHKYGAGWFFDDQVLFHSGTTCGFSNFVVAIPASGKLIAWFSNRANDHAAFGKIQRLLVEQGFFKQDVWKWHEQTQ from the coding sequence ATGCTACGGTTTTTTCTACTTTTATTACCCGTTATGGTCTTTTCGCAATCGCTACCAAGCCAATTAGAGGCGGTTTTAAACGAACAATATAAACCCAACGAACCCGGCGTTGCGGTTTTGGTCATGGATGGCGGGAAAGTAATCTTTCGGAAGGGATTTGGTCTTGGTTACGTGCAAAAACCCATGGTCATTACGCCAAAGACTACGTTTCGGATGGCCTCCGTTTCCAAACAATTCACCGCGATGGCCATTTTGTTGTTGGAAAAACAAGGCAAACTCCGGCTTTCGGATGCGCTAAGTACGTTTTTTCCGGAACTACCCGCCTGGAGCCGAAACATCAATTTGCAACATATGATCACGCATACCTCTGGCATTGTGGATGGCGAGGGTTTGTTAACTGAAGAAAGTGGAAATATTCTTGCCGAAAATGCTGCCGTGAAAAGACAACTTCAGGCGGATTATCAGGGTCTTCGCCAAATTGCGGACAAAGACCATTTACTGCTCCTTCAGAAGGTAGATACAACATACTTCCGGCCCGGAACACAATTTCGTTATAGCAATTCTGCTTATTGCCTGCTCGCGCTCGTCGTAGAGAAAGTCTCTGGATTATCATATGCCCGTTTTTTAGACAAATTTGTCTTTAAACCCTTGGGTATGAAAAATGCCCGAGTATTCAGTCCGCCCTCCGTCATTCCACAGCGCTCTTATGGATATGCCCAAAATCAAGCGGGCAAGTGGTTCTTTAAGGATCAAAGTCAAACAAGTGCGACCTTAGGTGATGGCGGGGTTTATTTGTCCATAGACGACTATGCGATTTGGTACAGGGCCTTGCGTAATAATTCATTGATAGGTCTTGTTTGGGTACATAAAACGCTGTTCTCTATGGCCAGCGATGAACATAAATATGGAGCCGGTTGGTTTTTTGATGACCAAGTGCTATTCCATTCCGGGACAACATGCGGCTTCTCAAATTTCGTCGTGGCAATACCTGCTTCCGGCAAGTTAATAGCATGGTTTAGCAACCGCGCAAACGATCATGCGGCTTTTGGGAAAATACAGCGCCTCCTCGTGGAGCAGGGTTTCTTCAAACAAGATGTTTGGAAATGGCACGAACAAACCCAATAA